DNA sequence from the Phoenix dactylifera cultivar Barhee BC4 chromosome 13, palm_55x_up_171113_PBpolish2nd_filt_p, whole genome shotgun sequence genome:
TAACTGTTAGTTCTGTACAAATGAATACAACATTAGCAATTGGTGAGTTTTGGAAGTCAGATGAGGCCTCAACCTGCAGCCAACCTAGAAGAATCAAGTATTTTCTGTAAGAACAAGGTAACTCCCGCAAATATCTTTGAAAATGAACCAGGTATTTGGATGTGATCATGTAGTTGAGAGGGAACATAAGGGAAAACTCAAATGAGATACAAAATGAAGCTCAAATAAAATCTGCCCCAATGCCGCTGTCTTGCTCTACACATTGCAAGGAGACACTCTCCTATAAAATAGATTACAACGCCTTAAATAAGTTTACACTTCTTgacttttagaaaaaaaaaccatCTTAATATGCCAAAATGTTGcataaaaaagagaaaactaGTGAAAAGCATAGAAGTATGCAGCATATTGCAGTTAGGCATTCACAAAAAATAGATAACAGCTTGTTGAATGGATTTGTAGTTAACTACTCCTCAATATATGACTATCCATTAGAGTTTTCATATATTGTTGAATCAATAGATATGGATGGCATTAAAACTGAAAAATATTGAACTCAGGAAAGGAAACATAATAATGTTTCCCACTGATTGCTAGTTGGGTAAATATTATAGGAATTATATGTAACAGAACATTTGTGCAATCATACTGTATATGCATCACACCCATATATATAAAGTGTCTTTATAGTAAATAATTGATAAAAACATTTGGGCAATGATGACCAGAAGGATTAACCAAACACTCCCGGACTATAGCACATTTAAGAACCTCGATTAAAGAATGAAAAATGATATTGATCTGAACTGCAATACCATAAACATCCACAAAAATCAAATGTCTTAGCTAATGCCAGAGCAGCAATGAAGCATATTAACATGTTAATccagtatatctagaaaaacgACCATAACAACTTACGTATTTGATACTTTTGTTCAAAAGAGCCATGCTTTATTTAAACCTACTAGGAATCATATTACAAAATACAGCAAGATACAAAGATGAAGATCACCATCAGGTTGAAAGAAATAGCAGACCCCAAATTATGCATACATAAACATCTAGCTCGAAAGGCAAAGaaggaaaacatatatattacaATGAGGCAATATCATAAAAACTGGTTGTATTCTCACATAGAAGAATGCTATCTCTAGCACTGACCTTCAGCAAGTAGGAACCATCCTGTCTCCGTGCTGGTCGTGACCACTTTATCCCGCAGAAGAGTGTATTCCTCATACAATTATACAAAGCGTTGGTAAGATTAGTCTTCGATAAGTAGATGCTGTTTTCCCAGGGCAGAGTTGAAGTTGCAATCAGAGGAGGATATTTGGACTTGAAAGTCCCCCGAGACAATATGGCCTTCAGGCCATTCTAATTCTTACATCAGTCTTCACCTTCCCCTTCATTTGAACTCCTTTGTAGTTCCCATCGTTCATAAATTCTACTAAAACACTTGTATTTTAGCTTCTAGTCGACATCAAAGGTGAGATTCCCCAGAGACAAATTCACGCAGCCAGAGAAGTGAGTTTCCCTTGCAGCTTCTATCTTTGATGTCCCATTCCACAAGTGAGATATGCAACGGCAGGAGATAGAAATCTATGGGGCTTTGCAACTGACAAGCTTGCGAATCTGAGTGTGGATCCAACCAGAGGTGCAAATTGGCATCAACAAACCAAAAGTCTATACCATCAGTTAACCAAAGGCTGACATTGTGCAACTGGGCATCTAAGAGAGGGACAAGGAATGGCGGCAGGTCTACATTGCAGGACGGAAGATCGAATGCCCCGAGAGCAACAACCGATGCCCAGAACAATGGATTAATCCCCCCCCCGGTGAATGTAACAGGGAATGACACCACGGAGCCAACGAATTGCCCATCAATTTTTGCGACAACCTCCCAGACTATGCCATCGCCTCTTCCAGTAGTGAGATTGTTCTTCTTGATGATGTATTCATCGGGAGGATTGGAATACCGGAATTCATCGACATAGATCTCAAGTGCTGCCTTCTAAGTATTGTCTGGGATGTCGATATTCTTGAAATACAAATCGGATTCGTTTTGAATTCGAAAACAGAAACCACCTTCGCTGTCTTCGTTGCAAATGGGGATAATGAGAACATCCGGCTGTTCGTACAAATTAAGAGAATACCTTTGCCTTGTTTCTGCGTGGATTTCCAGCTTCCACCGAAGAAAAATCTAATCTTTCCTCAATCTGACCCAATTCCACCTCTCCAGTAATTGAATAACTGGAATCTTGAGgctaaaaccctaaccctaaacgtTATCCACCCTGCGGCTCCTCCTCCCCGTCCTGATAGAAATCAAGAGATACTTTCACAAGCTAAACGCCATAATAGACGTCGTTGACGATGTTATCATAGCGACGGTGGCGCTGAGAAGGCGGAGGAGGGTGGAGTAGCGGGTGGCATCCTTGCGGGCACGTAAGAAGACGCCGGACTCGGTGGGATCAGCGGTGCTCGTGCGGAGGAGCTCGGCTCCGTCGAGCCACACGGCCGCGATGTGGTCGTACTGCTCGCTGGAGCAGACGACGGAGAGGTCGAGGACAACGTGGGCGCATGGGGCGGGGCAGCCGCCCGGCGGCAAGTAggcggcggaggccggcgggatccaagtgttggcggaaTCGTCGCGAAGAAGGGGAAGGGAGCATGAAGGGCACTGGTTCGCGGAAACAAAGCGCAAATAGCCATACCGCTCCATGGCAGTGGAATATATTACGGGTAATTAATTCCCCAAAGACCAAAGACTATAACAAAAAGTCCTCTCATTGACCGTAACTAAAATTTGCGGTCCAACAACTTCACTAGATTTAATTCCATCGAAGccacataatatatttcaatggATGATgcgtcattaaaaaaaaaaaaaactagctcgTCGATATAATCATATAGCCATCGGTGGAGGCATGGTGGAACCATTTTCAACCATGATGGCACCATTTAGAGGTCTTTCTCCATGCGCTTAACATGAACCAAGTAGTTTGGTGCAGTCTCCTGATgcttaattttcttttagaaaaaattGTATTTATAAGACTTGGAATGTGTTTAGCCTAGCTGGAAAATTATTAATTGCTCAAATTCATGATCACCTTCAATCCAATaagtttttttgttgttgttgtacaGGAAGATGAACGCAAGTCATTATAATTTGGTGAAAATGTAAAATAGTGAAGTAAATATACTTATTTACAATCCAACAAGATCTTTACGAAGGTCTCTTTGGCCAATATAGTTTATCACTAATCAAAATTGGAGTTAAGATGAAGATAGAACTACGCCAATAATAGGCTTTTTATCCCAAAAAAAGGctaaaaatcataaaattgcCATGAAATAATTATTGGGATGGACTAGAGgcaaaaaagaaaggaatagTCTTCTTAGCCACGGTCGCTGAAGGTTTAGTGgcaatatttatattttgattcaaaaaatatttatgatgttaaaaaaatatctctaaaaaataaaattacatgcatgtatGGATAAATCACGAACTATACAATGCAAGAGCTAGAGTAGTTAGATATGATTCATCTTTATAAACTAATAATAGTGACAAATTCTTATCTATTTTCTTTCGCGGTGGTATCTTGCAAGCTGgagattttcttcttttgttacTTCCAAAAATCAATATCCACAGGTTAAACGAGAATCCTAAAACTTAGATTCACAGGACTTTGTCCTAAAAACCCTCAAGCTTTCAAGCAGTCCATGATGGTCTAAGAAACTCATGCTTATGTTTGACAAAGCAAAGGGTCGTATCCTAAAAAATTTTTATTGAAAGGTACGAAAGAAACAAATAACTACTCATTTCAGCTCAGTCATATTTGTTTTTGAATTTAGGCaccatttaaaaaaatttaaaataaaaatcctCATAAAACATAAAGCATATCAATCTGcaattttttgttatttataaAATGCTAAAATatcagcattaaaaaaaaaagtgcacaGAGTTCTCTTAATATGGTCATTATTGAACTCTTGCAAGCATGAGCAAGCAATTGGCAAATAAATAACAATACTCAtcattaataatttaataataattCAACAAAATCTCTCCCATGTCCATGAAGCAAGGATCTTTCGGGTGCAAAGATTGGTCACAGTTTCCAGCAAAAAGAAGTCATATTTCACATCAATAAACCCCTTTCCCTTCCCTAAGCCAATCTCAGCTGTttattctcacaaattaatgTAGTCATTCTCATATATTAACTAGCGAACAGGGCAGGGCAGTGACAGTATCATCTCAACTCTGTAACCTCTCCTCTCAAGCGTCGGCGACGGCCACACAAGAGGCACTCTTGGTGTCCATCATCACCACCCCGCCGGCCGTGTTCACGTTCCGGAGGTAGCACGTGCTCTCGTCCTTGTACCGGTACGACGACTTGGTGCGGCCGCTCCCCCACACGGGCTGGTCGTCGTGCACGAGCGCCGATCCTTCCGCGTCCTGCCGGTCGGTGAGCGTGCTCGTCGTCATCGCCTGCCCCTCGCTCAGCGTCACCatctccatcagctggtggtacAACCTCGACTTCTGGAACGCCGAGCCAGCCGCCGCGCTCACCGTCGACGTCTGCAGCTGGAGCGGCGCCTCCATCAGGAGCTGCACCCGGCCTAGAGACTGGTGACCCTTTTGAATCGAAACCATCATCCTTTCCTTGTTGTGGAGCTCGATTTGTGTCGTGGAACCGCGGTTCTGGATCTCTACTTGGCTCTTGAACTTGATCTTTTGGCGCACCTGGGTGGTGAGGTTGCCCTTGGATGAGCTCACCCAGCCGGTGAACCGGAGGAGTCCCTCGGCGTCGATCTCCGACTGGCCGTCGTTGTCTCTCCATTCTGCGTTCCGGTTCATCTTGATCGGTGGTGCGATGTATTCGGTCAGCCCAGCTTGGATGGAGTCGGACCAGGCGTCGACCCACAGGTGGAGGTTGGCGCTAACAAGCCAGTAGGGCTGGGCGTCGCGCACGCCGAGCCCGATGTCGTGGGGGAGGCCATCGAGCATGAAGCCGAGGAACGGCGTCAAATCAAGGTCGTAGGATGGCATATCGAAGGCCCCGATGGCGGCGACAGGGGACCAGAAGTAAGGATTGATGGTGCTTGGATAAATGACGGCGAACGGGATGTGACCGCCGACGAAGCGGCCGTCGATGGTGGCGTAGACCTGGCGGAAGGCTCCGTTGGCCCGGGGGGCGGAGAGGTTGGAGAGTGGCTGGTGGAGGTACGCGGAGCGGAGCGGGTTGGCGTACCAGAATTCTTCATCGCCGTGGTAGGAAACGAAGATTTCAAAAACGGCGCGGTAGGTGTTCTTCGGAATGGTGATGGAGGTGGACTCGACGTGGGTTTCGTTATTGATTCGGAGCCAGAAGCCGGAGCGATAGTAGCCGTTGGGGTTGGAGATGGGGATGATGAGGTCGGCGGGCTCGTGGTAGAGGCCTCTGATGGTAGGGTGGGCGGCAAAGCTGGCGGCGAGGTggcggggggagggggagagggcgcCGCGGTAGAAGTGGAGGGAGATGTTGGCAGAGAAGACGCCGGGGAGGA
Encoded proteins:
- the LOC103706754 gene encoding peptide-N4-(N-acetyl-beta-glucosaminyl)asparagine amidase A-like — protein: MATFTYAIAGPIPIVSLEHLDPTLPPVLASQNPTCSLVVLEQDFADSVGSPPASANYTEPRDCPFPWTRVVLELSISASDLQKDRVAAVWIDGSEVLRTATPRPMAPGAFWRVHKDITRYAALLRRLSGGGSGAISMMLENSNDVLPGVFSANISLHFYRGALSPSPRHLAASFAAHPTIRGLYHEPADLIIPISNPNGYYRSGFWLRINNETHVESTSITIPKNTYRAVFEIFVSYHGDEEFWYANPLRSAYLHQPLSNLSAPRANGAFRQVYATIDGRFVGGHIPFAVIYPSTINPYFWSPVAAIGAFDMPSYDLDLTPFLGFMLDGLPHDIGLGVRDAQPYWLVSANLHLWVDAWSDSIQAGLTEYIAPPIKMNRNAEWRDNDGQSEIDAEGLLRFTGWVSSSKGNLTTQVRQKIKFKSQVEIQNRGSTTQIELHNKERMMVSIQKGHQSLGRVQLLMEAPLQLQTSTVSAAAGSAFQKSRLYHQLMEMVTLSEGQAMTTSTLTDRQDAEGSALVHDDQPVWGSGRTKSSYRYKDESTCYLRNVNTAGGVVMMDTKSASCVAVADA